The Xenopus tropicalis strain Nigerian chromosome 2, UCB_Xtro_10.0, whole genome shotgun sequence genome window below encodes:
- the slitrk5 gene encoding SLIT and NTRK-like protein 5, with the protein MYHCCSPVTFDQDLSKKMQMWILQTIAFAVTSLVLSWAETIEYYGEVCDHSCPCEERDGILTVNCENRGIISLSEISPPRFPVYHLLLFGNLLNRLYLNEFVNYTGASILHLGNNDIQDIETGAFNGLQGLKRLHLNNNKLELLKNDTFIGLQNLEYLQVDYNFIISIEPNTFSRLHSLQVLILNDNLLSTLPTNLFRFVPLTHLDLRGNRLKVLPYVGLLEHMDKVVELQLEENPWNCSCELIALKDWLYSISYSALVGDVVCETPFRLYGRDLDEISKQELCPRKLISIYEMRPQIPRSTSEYFHTTPASVNSGATISSSVYKNLTKPKSTRQPNRSKGRTTSHRPPIDSGYSISIAYQTKSPVPLECPTNCTCNLQISNLGLNVNCQERKIQSISDLHPKPYNPKKMYLTGNYIALVRRTDFIDSTGLDLLHLGNNRISVIQDRAFGDLTNLRRLYLNGNSIEKLTPELFYGLQSLQYLFLQYNSIKEIEPGTFNFVPNLHLLFLNNNLMKHLPSNIFSGLNLSRLNLRSNLFSHLTVSGGLDQLKSLVQIDLHENPWDCTCNVLGMKLWLEQLSVGVLVDDVICKSPPNFALKEMRAIKPELLCPDHSAMEATTSTPSPVLPSESTTALIHPSKFNNNSSSSVPLSVLILSLLLVFIMSVFVAAGLFVLVMKRRKKNQNDPASTNNSDVSSFNMQYSVYSNRPLPKVKTPAGHVYEYIPHPLGHMCKNPIYRSREGNSVEDYKDLHELKVTYRDHLEEERDSSLRGTSYSVSTIESRVELSPVQDTDRVYRGILEPDKGPSPGPNIDYKYSNPNTFTYAPKRQFLHPDRLREAMLYSTPSTVYVEPNRNEYLELKAKLNVEPDYLEVLEKQTTFSQF; encoded by the coding sequence ATGTACCATTGCTGCTCCCCAGTCACGTTTGACCAGGACTTAAGTAAGAAAATGCAGATGTGGATTCTACAAACGATTGCATTTGCTGTAACATCGTTGGTTCTCTCCTGGGCAGAAACAATAGAATACTATGGCGAAGTGTGTGACCATTCATGTCCTTGTGAGGAGCGAGACGGTATATTAACTGTCAACTGTGAAAACAGAGGGATCATTAGCCTTTCTGAGATTAGCCCTCCACGTTTCCCCGTCTATCATCTCCTGCTCTTTGGGAATCTCTTAAACAGACTTTACCTGAATGAGTTTGTCAATTACACCGGAGCTTCTATTCTACATCTTGGGAACAACGACATCCAGGATATCGAAACAGGGGCGTTTAATGGACTTCAGGGTCTAAAGAGATTGCATCTGAACAATAACAAGTTGGAACTTCTAAAAAATGACACCTTTATTGGCCTACAAAATTTGGAGTATTTGCAAGTTGATTATAATTTTATAATCTCCATAGAGCCCAATACATTTAGCAGGCTGCATTCTCTGCAAGTCTTAATATTGAACGATAATCTTTTATCTACCTTGCCTACCAATCTTTTTCGTTTTGTTCCCTTAACACATTTAGACCTAAGAGGAAATAGACTGAAAGTGCTCCCCTATGTGGGACTCTTGGAGCATATGGATAAGGTGGTGGAGCTGCAACTGGAGGAGAACCCGTGGAATTGTTCGTGCGAATTAATTGCCCTGAAGGATTGGCTTTACAGTATCTCTTATTCTGCTTTAGTAGGTGACGTCGTTTGCGAAACTCCCTTCCGATTGTATGGGAGAGATCTGGATGAAATCTCCAAACAGGAGTTGTGCCCCAGGAAACTCATCTCCATCTATGAGATGCGCCCCCAGATCCCAAGGAGTACCAGCGAGTACTTCCATACTACTCCTGCCTCGGTGAATTCGGGGGCCACTATCTCTTCCTCTGTTTACAAAAATCTCACGAAACCCAAAAGCACACGGCAACCCAACAGATCCAAAGGGCGGACCACATCCCATCGTCCCCCTATAGATTCTGGATATAGTATAAGCATCGCTTATCAGACCAAATCCCCTGTGCCTTTGGAGTGTCCTACAAACTGCACTTGTAATCTGCAAATATCCAACCTGGGACTAAACGTCAACTGTCAAGAGAGGAAAATTCAGAGTATATCCGACTTACACCCTAAACCTTACAACCCCAAAAAGATGTATCTCACAGGTAACTACATCGCTCTGGTTCGCAGGACGGATTTCATTGATTCCACTGGATTAGACCTTCTTCATCTTGGAAATAATCGAATATCAGTTATCCAGGATCGAGCCTTTGGGGATCTGACTAATTTACGTAGACTGTACCTAAATGGCAATTCTATTGAAAAGCTGACACCAGAATTGTTTTATGGCCTTCAGAGCCTCCAGTACCTATTCCTCCAGTATAACTCAATTAAGGAAATCGAACCTGGAACATTTAATTTTGTCCCAAACCTTCACCTTTTGTTTCTAAATAACAATCTTATGAAACATCTGCCCAGCAACATTTTCTCTGGGTTGAACCTTTCCAGGCTGAACCTGAGAAGTAACCTGTTTTCCCACCTTACAGTGAGCGGAGGGCTAGACCAGCTCAAGTCTTTGGTGCAGATAGACCTCCATGAAAACCCATGGGATTGCACATGCAATGTGCTGGGGATGAAGCTTTGGCTGGAACAGCTCAGTGTGGGAGTTTTGGTGGATGATGTGATTTGCAAATCGCCCCCGAATTTCGCCCTTAAAGAGATGCGAGCTATAAAGCCTGAACTGCTATGCCCGGATCACTCTGCTATGGAAGCCACCACTTCTACCCCTTCCCCGGTGCTCCCCTCCGAGAGTACCACCGCCCTAATTCATCCTTCCAAGTTCAATAACAACTCCAGCAGCTCCGTGCCCTTGTCTGTGCTCATACTCAGCCTGCTCCTGGTTTTCATCATGTCTGTGTTTGTGGCTGCCGGCTTATTTGTCCTTGTCatgaaaaggagaaaaaagaacCAGAACGACCCAGCCAGCACTAATAACTCAGACGTGAGCTCATTCAACATGCAATACAGCGTGTATAGCAACCGGCCGCTGCCCAAAGTCAAGACGCCGGCAGGCCATGTGTATGAATACATCCCCCACCCTCTGGGTCACATGTGCAAAAACCCCATCTACAGATCCAGGGAGGGGAACTCTGTGGAGGATTATAAAGATCTCCACGAACTTAAAGTCACCTACAGGGATCACCTGGAGGAGGAGAGGGACAGTAGCCTGAGGGGAACCAGCTACAGCGTCAGCACCATAGAATCCCGGGTGGAGCTGTCCCCTGTGCAAGACACCGACCGCGTCTACCGAGGGATTTTGGAACCGGATAAAGGCCCATCGCCAGGACCAAACATTGATTATAAATATAGCAACCCCAATACTTTCACTTACGCCCCCAAGCGACAGTTCTTGCATCCGGACAGACTAAGGGAAGCGATGCTGTACAGCACGCCTAGTACTGTCTATGTGGAACCCAACAGGAACGAGTACCTGGAATTAAAAGCAAAACTAAACGTGGAGCCGGACTACCTCGAAGTGCTGGAAAAACAGACCACTTTTAGCCAGTTCTAG